One region of Nitrospinaceae bacterium genomic DNA includes:
- the cheB_1 gene encoding chemotaxis response regulator protein-glutamate methylesterase has protein sequence MTKIRVLVVDDSVVVRKIVTDSLATDPEIDVVGVAANGRIALAKIPQINPDILTLDIEMPEMDGLQTLAEVRKIYPTLPVIMFSTLTERGGAKTLEALALGATDYVTKPANVGSVSVAMQRVRDELIPKIKIFCAEKAGLQSPPGGKPSSETPVKPKIKSTVKPGLAKPSTAKIDIVAIGVSTGGPNALAELFPVFPKDFPVPIVMVQHMPPFFTKLLAERLTAKSEVPVTEGSSGQILENGKAWIAPGDYHMVLEKNGTKCKVQTNQNQPENSCRPAVDVLFRSVVKVYGSNILGVILTGMGQDGLVGCEHIKDAGGRVIVQDEGSSVVWGMPGFVAKAGLADKILPLNQIGKEIIKIAKVGR, from the coding sequence ATGACAAAAATAAGGGTTTTGGTTGTAGATGATTCAGTGGTCGTCCGTAAAATAGTGACGGACAGTCTGGCTACTGACCCGGAAATAGATGTGGTGGGAGTGGCCGCCAATGGCCGCATCGCCCTGGCGAAAATTCCGCAAATCAATCCGGATATTTTAACTCTGGATATTGAAATGCCGGAAATGGACGGTCTGCAAACGCTGGCAGAAGTCCGGAAAATATACCCCACTCTGCCAGTGATCATGTTCAGCACCCTGACGGAACGCGGCGGGGCCAAAACCCTTGAGGCTCTAGCTTTAGGGGCCACGGATTATGTCACCAAGCCGGCTAATGTCGGAAGCGTTTCCGTAGCGATGCAGAGAGTCAGGGATGAACTGATTCCAAAAATCAAAATCTTCTGCGCTGAAAAAGCAGGGCTGCAATCTCCTCCCGGTGGTAAACCCAGTTCTGAAACTCCGGTCAAACCAAAGATAAAATCAACCGTCAAACCTGGTCTGGCTAAACCCTCAACCGCGAAAATCGACATCGTCGCTATTGGCGTGTCCACAGGAGGACCCAATGCTCTAGCTGAGCTTTTCCCGGTGTTCCCTAAAGATTTCCCCGTTCCGATTGTGATGGTTCAGCACATGCCTCCCTTTTTCACTAAACTGTTGGCGGAAAGGCTCACTGCAAAATCCGAGGTCCCGGTTACCGAAGGATCTTCCGGCCAAATTTTAGAAAATGGAAAAGCCTGGATCGCTCCGGGAGATTACCACATGGTTCTGGAAAAAAACGGAACGAAATGTAAAGTTCAAACCAACCAGAATCAACCGGAAAACTCCTGCCGTCCGGCAGTGGACGTACTCTTTCGATCGGTTGTGAAGGTTTACGGCTCTAATATTCTGGGGGTGATACTGACTGGAATGGGCCAGGACGGTCTCGTGGGCTGTGAGCACATTAAAGATGCAGGCGGAAGGGTGATCGTTCAGGATGAGGGAAGTTCCGTTGTCTGGGGAATGCCTGGGTTTGTGGCAAAAGCCGGGCTGGCCGACAAGATATTGCCTTTAAATCAGATTGGCAAGGAAATCATCAAGATCGCAAAAGTGGGCCGATAG
- the mqnE gene encoding aminodeoxyfutalosine synthase → MLFEFEDKALIPLEDKVRAQERLSFADGVTLWESFDLLGVGYLANIVRERLHGDQTFFIHNRHINPTNICVNSCRFCAFGVKADDPTAYEKSLEEIFDDAEKYMDGKVSEFHIVGGLHPDWAFQYYIDLLRGLKERFPAVHIQAFTAVEVQYLAQLAGLPLRETLIRLKEAGLGSTPGGGAEIFAPRVRKKICGEKTTGDDWLEVHRTIHQVGLQSNATMLYGHIENAEDRTDHLIRLREQQDETGGFVTFIPLAFHPENTRLEHLHTTPGQLDLRALAVSRLMLDNFPHIKAFWIMITPKIAQLSQSFGADDMDGTVVEEKIIHAAGAATDQIFHKNSIIDMICESGRKPIERDTLYEQVQECYV, encoded by the coding sequence ATGCTGTTTGAATTTGAAGATAAAGCCTTGATCCCTCTGGAAGACAAAGTGCGCGCTCAAGAGCGCCTGTCTTTTGCCGATGGTGTCACGCTGTGGGAATCGTTTGATCTTTTGGGGGTGGGGTATTTGGCGAATATCGTGCGCGAACGCCTGCACGGCGACCAGACCTTTTTCATCCACAACCGCCACATCAATCCCACCAATATCTGCGTCAACAGCTGCCGGTTTTGCGCCTTTGGCGTCAAGGCCGACGACCCGACCGCATACGAAAAATCCCTGGAAGAAATTTTCGACGACGCCGAAAAATACATGGACGGCAAGGTCAGCGAGTTTCACATCGTCGGCGGCCTGCATCCCGACTGGGCGTTTCAATACTATATCGATCTGCTTCGCGGGTTGAAGGAACGGTTCCCGGCGGTGCACATTCAGGCGTTCACCGCGGTGGAGGTGCAATACCTTGCGCAACTGGCCGGGCTTCCTTTAAGGGAGACCCTCATCCGTCTGAAGGAGGCGGGGCTTGGCTCTACGCCCGGCGGCGGTGCGGAAATATTTGCCCCGCGCGTCCGCAAGAAAATTTGTGGTGAAAAGACCACCGGCGACGATTGGCTGGAGGTGCACCGCACGATCCATCAAGTGGGTCTGCAGAGCAACGCCACCATGTTATACGGCCACATTGAAAATGCCGAGGACCGCACCGATCATCTGATTCGACTGCGCGAACAGCAGGATGAAACCGGCGGGTTCGTCACCTTCATTCCCCTGGCGTTTCACCCGGAAAACACCCGCCTGGAGCACCTGCACACGACCCCCGGACAATTGGACCTGCGGGCCCTGGCGGTTTCCCGTCTGATGCTGGACAATTTTCCGCACATCAAGGCGTTCTGGATCATGATCACTCCTAAAATAGCGCAGCTCTCGCAGTCCTTCGGCGCCGATGACATGGACGGGACGGTGGTTGAGGAGAAGATCATTCATGCCGCTGGAGCCGCCACGGACCAGATCTTCCACAAGAACTCCATCATTGATATGATTTGCGAATCTGGAAGAAAGCCCATCGAGAGGGACACGCTTTATGAGCAGGTTCAGGAGTGCTACGTTTAG
- the cheAII gene encoding chemotaxis protein CheA: protein MDKNSKPDSDFEKGMEPIAPDMTPDSINENVAAGEPGASSDDSSEDMSGMDAIINEFLVESNENLDQLDQDLVDLEQNPSETNILASIFRTIHTIKGTCGFIGFSKLESIAHVGENLLSKLRDGELTINPPITSALLSMVDAIRQILSCIENSQNEGDVDYSELIGTLTSLQKGESVVAAVPAAESTPGPVQVEKDEEPPAPVAEVDEKTQSSSPAPAPAGVQAGEENSPKQQESRALTETNLRVDVKLLDRLMNLVGELVLARNQILQFSPNEHDSSYAATTQHLNLVTTELQEGVMKTRMQPIGNIWNKFPRVVRDLAASCGKKIHLEMEGKDTELDKTLIEAIKDPLTHIVRNSADHGIETPDVRKAAGKPEEGTLKLRAFHEGGQVNIEIIDDGGGIDPEKIKNKALEKNVITQEQAQRMSNRELVNLVFAPGFSTAAKVTNVSGRGVGMDVVKTNIEKIGGTVDIQSKHGQGTTLKVKIPLTLAIIPALTVVTGGDRYAIPQVNLLELVLLEGEQAVKSVEFIQGAPVYRLRGNLLPLIYLNEELKVDKKHDTDTINIVVLQADGHQFGLVVEGVSDTEEIVVKPLSQQLKGISAFSGATIMGDGKVALILDVIGLAQAARVVTQNRERAQLESSEKTQATGKEKQTLLIFGIGKEGRMAIPLSMVARLEEFKRSEVEKSGDQDVVQYRGEIMPLIYLSKMFVGNQDYQEKETMQTVVYTQNGKSVALVADKILDIVDEAITVQRGSNRKGILGTVVVQEQVTDLLDAEAIVRENDPTFYDDQSLATV from the coding sequence ATGGATAAAAACTCGAAACCAGATTCTGACTTCGAAAAAGGGATGGAGCCCATTGCCCCGGATATGACACCGGACTCGATCAATGAGAATGTTGCCGCCGGTGAACCTGGGGCCTCTTCGGACGACAGCAGCGAGGATATGAGCGGTATGGATGCGATCATCAATGAATTCCTTGTCGAAAGTAATGAGAATCTCGATCAATTGGATCAGGACCTTGTGGATTTGGAGCAGAACCCGTCCGAAACCAATATTTTAGCCAGTATTTTTCGGACGATTCATACCATCAAGGGAACCTGTGGTTTCATCGGTTTTTCCAAACTCGAATCAATTGCCCATGTGGGCGAAAATCTTTTGAGTAAGCTGCGGGACGGTGAATTGACCATCAACCCGCCGATCACCAGTGCGCTCCTTTCCATGGTGGATGCCATACGGCAGATTCTTTCCTGTATTGAGAACAGTCAAAACGAAGGGGATGTCGATTATTCGGAATTGATCGGAACCCTGACCAGCCTTCAAAAAGGCGAGAGCGTTGTCGCCGCGGTTCCGGCTGCAGAATCAACTCCGGGACCCGTTCAGGTTGAAAAAGATGAAGAACCTCCTGCGCCCGTGGCTGAAGTTGATGAAAAAACTCAAAGCTCAAGCCCGGCTCCGGCGCCAGCCGGTGTTCAGGCGGGGGAAGAGAATTCTCCCAAACAGCAAGAATCCCGCGCTTTAACCGAAACCAATTTGCGCGTGGACGTTAAACTATTAGATCGGCTGATGAACCTGGTGGGAGAGTTGGTTCTGGCCAGAAACCAGATTCTGCAATTCAGCCCCAATGAACACGATTCGTCCTATGCCGCCACCACCCAGCACCTCAATCTGGTGACCACCGAACTTCAGGAGGGGGTCATGAAGACCCGGATGCAGCCCATTGGCAACATCTGGAACAAATTCCCCCGCGTGGTTCGGGATCTGGCGGCCTCCTGCGGCAAGAAGATTCATTTGGAGATGGAAGGTAAAGATACGGAGTTGGATAAAACTCTGATTGAGGCGATCAAGGATCCATTGACCCACATCGTTCGCAATTCTGCGGATCACGGCATTGAAACTCCAGACGTGAGAAAAGCCGCGGGAAAACCTGAAGAGGGGACGCTGAAGCTTCGCGCTTTCCATGAAGGTGGGCAGGTCAATATTGAAATCATCGACGATGGCGGCGGGATCGATCCTGAGAAAATTAAGAACAAAGCGTTGGAAAAAAATGTGATCACCCAGGAGCAGGCCCAGCGAATGAGCAACCGCGAATTGGTGAACCTTGTTTTCGCTCCGGGATTTTCGACGGCGGCGAAAGTAACCAATGTTTCCGGGCGCGGCGTGGGCATGGACGTGGTGAAAACAAATATCGAAAAAATTGGCGGCACGGTTGATATTCAAAGTAAACATGGGCAGGGAACCACGCTGAAGGTGAAAATTCCCCTGACCCTGGCAATCATACCTGCGTTGACTGTTGTGACAGGGGGAGATCGATATGCCATTCCCCAGGTCAACCTGCTGGAGTTGGTGCTGCTTGAAGGTGAGCAGGCTGTAAAAAGCGTGGAATTTATCCAGGGCGCACCGGTGTATCGGTTGAGAGGAAATCTCCTTCCCTTAATCTACTTGAATGAAGAACTCAAGGTGGACAAGAAACATGATACAGACACCATCAATATCGTGGTGTTGCAGGCGGATGGCCATCAGTTTGGCCTGGTGGTGGAAGGCGTCAGCGATACCGAAGAAATTGTGGTCAAGCCGCTGAGCCAGCAATTAAAAGGCATATCCGCTTTCTCCGGGGCAACCATCATGGGGGACGGAAAGGTGGCGCTGATTCTGGATGTGATAGGGCTGGCGCAGGCGGCCCGCGTGGTGACACAAAACCGCGAGCGTGCTCAGTTGGAATCCTCCGAGAAAACCCAGGCCACCGGAAAAGAAAAGCAAACCCTTCTCATTTTTGGAATCGGCAAAGAAGGGCGGATGGCTATTCCACTTTCCATGGTGGCCAGGCTTGAAGAGTTTAAGCGTTCCGAGGTTGAAAAATCCGGTGATCAGGATGTGGTTCAGTACCGTGGTGAGATCATGCCCCTCATTTATCTTTCCAAGATGTTTGTCGGCAATCAAGATTATCAGGAAAAAGAAACCATGCAGACCGTGGTTTACACTCAAAATGGAAAAAGCGTTGCATTAGTTGCGGATAAAATTCTCGACATCGTGGATGAAGCGATTACCGTTCAACGCGGGTCTAACCGGAAAGGGATCCTGGGGACGGTCGTGGTTCAAGAGCAGGTCACGGATCTATTGGATGCGGAAGCGATTGTCCGCGAAAATGATCCTACCTTTTATGACGATCAATCCCTTGCTACCGTTTGA
- a CDS encoding oxidoreductase, whose translation MRSIKVEGLDIPWTALTLGCLQIAPSKGWGDVCSVEEADRVVKTALEGGIMAFDTAEGYGDGESERRLGKALGTRKNDVLIISKIWPDAELTLEAYQSRLEGSLKALGRDYVDVYMIHWPGFYLDTMEKTGKMCDIMSALKKSGKARTVGISNFRAVDIGLMADAASLFTVNQIPYNLLQREYEGKNLIQCEKAGIGYMACSPSALGLLAGRLDEEALKAPIRREYKLYRQPYFDDSEIVRDMVQEVAQEINTAPINVALAWVIQQKNIFTAVVGSRKVDQVKEFCAAGEMTLTSDQLDRLNKASAQFHFAGGTRV comes from the coding sequence ATGCGTTCTATAAAAGTCGAAGGACTCGATATCCCATGGACGGCCCTCACTTTGGGCTGTTTGCAGATTGCCCCCAGTAAAGGTTGGGGTGACGTGTGTTCAGTAGAAGAGGCCGACCGGGTGGTGAAGACCGCCCTGGAGGGTGGCATCATGGCGTTTGATACCGCCGAGGGTTATGGCGACGGGGAATCCGAACGCCGCCTCGGCAAGGCGCTGGGCACCCGCAAAAACGACGTCCTCATCATTTCCAAAATCTGGCCCGATGCCGAATTGACCCTTGAGGCTTACCAGTCGCGCCTTGAGGGGTCGTTGAAAGCTCTTGGGCGGGATTATGTCGATGTGTATATGATCCACTGGCCGGGCTTCTATTTAGACACCATGGAAAAGACCGGGAAGATGTGCGACATCATGTCTGCCCTCAAAAAAAGTGGCAAGGCCCGTACCGTAGGAATCTCGAATTTCCGTGCGGTGGATATTGGCCTGATGGCAGACGCCGCCTCGCTGTTCACCGTCAATCAGATTCCTTATAACCTGCTTCAGCGCGAGTACGAAGGAAAGAATTTAATACAATGTGAAAAGGCCGGTATCGGTTACATGGCGTGTTCGCCCAGCGCCCTGGGTCTATTGGCCGGTCGATTGGACGAGGAGGCCTTAAAAGCGCCCATCCGCCGGGAATATAAACTGTATCGGCAGCCTTATTTTGATGATTCGGAAATCGTGCGCGACATGGTTCAGGAAGTTGCACAGGAAATCAATACGGCCCCCATCAACGTGGCACTCGCATGGGTGATCCAGCAAAAGAATATCTTCACCGCTGTGGTCGGGTCACGCAAAGTGGATCAGGTGAAGGAATTTTGTGCGGCCGGGGAAATGACGCTCACTTCCGATCAACTGGACCGGCTCAACAAGGCGAGCGCTCAATTTCATTTCGCTGGCGGTACACGTGTCTGA
- the cheW-2 gene encoding chemotaxis protein CheW has translation MADTKQFCTFYLGDLFFGVEVENVQEVFRYQDMTNVPLAPAAVRGLINLRGQIITAIDLRCRLQMEDWAEGKLPMNVVVRTEEGVVSLLVDEIADVLEVPEDDFERPPETINEITRELVRGVYKLKGKLLLILDTKKTVHVGSENSVAGTI, from the coding sequence ATGGCGGATACAAAACAGTTTTGTACTTTTTATCTCGGTGATCTGTTTTTTGGCGTGGAAGTAGAAAACGTTCAGGAAGTGTTCCGGTATCAGGATATGACCAACGTCCCCTTAGCGCCGGCGGCGGTTCGGGGATTGATCAATCTCCGAGGGCAGATCATCACGGCGATTGATTTGCGGTGCCGGCTTCAAATGGAAGATTGGGCCGAAGGCAAGCTTCCCATGAATGTGGTTGTGCGCACTGAAGAAGGCGTGGTCAGCCTGCTGGTCGATGAAATTGCCGATGTGCTGGAGGTTCCCGAGGATGATTTTGAGCGTCCTCCGGAAACCATCAACGAAATCACCCGGGAGTTGGTGCGCGGCGTTTACAAGTTAAAAGGGAAATTGCTGCTGATCCTGGACACGAAAAAGACCGTTCACGTGGGTTCTGAAAACAGCGTTGCAGGGACGATATAA
- the cheY_1 gene encoding response regulator, producing the protein MAYDGKKVLVVDDSSVMRQIIKKNLKELGFGDITDAEDGAAGLKKLGEGSFDLVVSDWNMPKMTGIEFLKAVRADAGMKGTNFIMVTSEADKEKIVEAVEAGVNQYIVKPFNANQLEEKIQAIFK; encoded by the coding sequence ATGGCGTACGACGGAAAAAAAGTGCTGGTGGTCGACGATTCTTCGGTAATGCGGCAAATCATTAAGAAGAATTTGAAAGAGCTGGGCTTTGGCGATATCACCGATGCCGAAGACGGGGCCGCCGGTCTCAAGAAATTGGGAGAGGGGTCCTTCGATTTGGTGGTGTCCGATTGGAATATGCCCAAAATGACCGGGATTGAATTTTTGAAGGCGGTGCGGGCGGATGCCGGAATGAAGGGCACCAACTTTATCATGGTCACGTCAGAAGCAGATAAAGAAAAAATTGTCGAAGCCGTTGAGGCGGGAGTGAACCAGTATATTGTGAAACCATTTAACGCAAACCAATTGGAAGAAAAGATCCAGGCAATTTTCAAATAA